From Halorubrum salinarum, the proteins below share one genomic window:
- a CDS encoding methyl-accepting chemotaxis protein has translation MQAGSAPGVRSSYGAKLALSLIGVMGVSVSYGVIVYLRADAAGAAGETVRSGLVGMTLLTVIGLALIGVTIGSNTVISLRQLTAKAERMAEGDLGVRLDTGRTDEIGRLFGAFDEMRGSLRSEIADAESAREEAERARREADARAETVEEKATEYETAMRALADGDLTRRVDPESDNEAMARVGAAFNEMADELEGTVASVATVAEDTADVAGTVDDRTDDLRATTGTVSEAVSEIAEGARTQRDDLQAATDEAENLASSAEEVASTVTDVAETAEHAAEVGEEGREAAEEALAEMDAVEETTAETTAEVEALAAEVEEIGEVVDTISEIAEQTNLLALNASIEAARSGAEGAGFAVVAEEVKSLAEETQASASEIEARIHAVQERAETGADAMARTEQRISAGVDTVETSIDALERLAEASERTDASMTEITRATETQADSVDAVVGHVEDVSAISAQTASAAGDVTGAVDEQERTLGAVETAAGSLSDRALALRDAVGDFEFATDEGLDGPSRATGDGAAPDATAVSDGGTAGEAGTEFEFSRDDGDDAVAGEEVN, from the coding sequence ATGCAAGCAGGATCGGCCCCGGGCGTCCGATCGAGCTACGGCGCGAAGCTCGCTCTGTCGCTGATCGGGGTCATGGGGGTCTCAGTCTCATACGGAGTTATCGTCTATCTTCGCGCCGACGCGGCCGGTGCCGCGGGCGAAACGGTGCGGTCCGGGCTCGTCGGGATGACGCTGTTGACGGTGATCGGGCTCGCGCTCATCGGCGTCACGATCGGATCGAACACGGTCATCTCCCTGCGGCAGCTCACAGCCAAGGCCGAGCGGATGGCCGAGGGCGACCTCGGCGTGCGGCTCGACACGGGCCGGACCGACGAGATCGGGCGGCTGTTCGGCGCGTTCGACGAGATGCGCGGCTCGCTGCGCTCGGAGATCGCCGACGCCGAGTCGGCCCGCGAGGAGGCGGAGCGCGCCCGGCGGGAGGCCGACGCGCGCGCCGAGACGGTCGAGGAGAAGGCGACCGAGTACGAGACCGCGATGCGCGCGCTCGCCGACGGCGACCTGACGCGACGGGTCGACCCGGAGAGCGACAACGAGGCGATGGCGCGCGTCGGCGCCGCGTTCAACGAGATGGCCGACGAGCTGGAGGGGACGGTCGCGTCCGTCGCGACGGTCGCCGAGGACACCGCCGACGTGGCCGGGACCGTCGACGACCGCACGGACGACCTCCGGGCGACGACGGGAACGGTGAGCGAGGCGGTCTCGGAGATCGCCGAGGGGGCCCGCACGCAGCGCGACGACCTCCAGGCGGCGACCGACGAGGCGGAGAACCTCGCGTCGTCCGCCGAGGAGGTCGCCTCCACCGTCACCGACGTCGCGGAGACCGCGGAGCACGCGGCCGAGGTCGGCGAGGAGGGCCGCGAGGCCGCAGAGGAGGCGCTCGCGGAGATGGACGCGGTCGAGGAGACCACCGCGGAGACCACCGCGGAGGTCGAGGCGCTCGCGGCGGAGGTCGAGGAGATCGGCGAGGTGGTCGACACCATCTCTGAGATCGCGGAGCAGACGAACCTGCTCGCGCTGAACGCCTCTATCGAGGCCGCCCGGTCCGGCGCAGAGGGCGCCGGCTTCGCGGTCGTCGCCGAGGAGGTGAAGTCGCTGGCCGAGGAGACCCAGGCGTCGGCCAGCGAGATCGAGGCCCGGATCCACGCCGTCCAGGAGCGCGCGGAGACGGGCGCCGACGCGATGGCGCGCACCGAACAGCGGATCTCCGCCGGCGTCGACACGGTCGAGACCTCCATCGACGCCTTGGAGCGCCTCGCGGAGGCCTCCGAGCGCACCGACGCCAGCATGACCGAGATCACCCGCGCCACCGAGACGCAGGCGGACTCGGTCGACGCGGTCGTCGGCCACGTCGAGGACGTCTCCGCGATCAGCGCGCAGACGGCCAGCGCGGCCGGCGACGTGACCGGCGCGGTCGACGAACAGGAGCGGACCCTCGGGGCGGTCGAGACCGCGGCCGGGTCGCTCTCCGACCGCGCGCTCGCGCTGCGCGACGCGGTCGGCGACTTCGAGTTCGCGACCGACGAGGGCCTGGACGGCCCGAGCCGCGCGACGGGGGACGGCGCGGCGCCCGACGCCACCGCGGTCTCCGACGGGGGGACCGCGGGCGAGGCCGGGACCGAGTTCGAGTTCTCCCGCGACGACGGCGACGACGCGGTCGCCGGGGAGGAGGTGAACTGA
- a CDS encoding aldo/keto reductase, translated as MMTAFDRLGYGTYKLEDGEECAAGVAHAVETGYRHVDTAQGYDNEASVGDGIDRSGVDRDDLFVATKLSTDNLSYDDAVETARASRDRLGVDSIDLLYVHWPINSYDPAETLPALDDLVDDGVIDRIGLSNFEPDQLDEAIDRLDHDVFAHQVECHPLLQQERLREYAVDDGHWLVAYSPIARNRVADVDALREVAAAHDATPAQVSLAWLLSKERVAPIPKAADHGHVEENWAAREIDLTDDQIARIDGLDRGERVVDFAEAPWN; from the coding sequence ATGATGACCGCTTTCGACAGGCTCGGATACGGGACGTACAAGCTGGAGGACGGCGAGGAGTGCGCGGCCGGGGTCGCGCACGCGGTCGAGACCGGCTACCGCCACGTCGACACCGCCCAGGGGTACGACAACGAGGCCTCGGTCGGCGACGGGATCGACCGGAGCGGCGTCGACCGCGACGACCTGTTCGTCGCGACGAAGCTCTCGACGGACAACCTCTCGTACGACGACGCCGTCGAGACCGCCCGCGCCAGCCGGGACCGGCTCGGCGTCGACTCGATCGACCTGCTGTACGTCCACTGGCCGATCAACAGCTACGACCCCGCGGAGACGCTGCCCGCGCTCGACGACCTCGTCGACGACGGCGTGATCGACCGGATCGGGCTCTCGAACTTCGAGCCGGACCAGCTGGACGAGGCGATCGACCGCCTCGACCACGACGTGTTCGCCCACCAGGTCGAGTGTCACCCCCTCCTCCAACAGGAGCGCCTCCGCGAGTACGCGGTCGACGACGGCCACTGGCTCGTCGCCTACTCGCCGATCGCGCGCAACCGCGTCGCCGACGTCGACGCCCTCCGCGAGGTCGCCGCGGCCCACGACGCGACCCCCGCGCAGGTGAGCCTCGCGTGGCTGCTCTCCAAGGAGCGCGTCGCGCCGATCCCGAAGGCGGCCGACCACGGTCACGTCGAGGAGAACTGGGCCGCCCGCGAGATCGACCTGACCGACGACCAGATCGCCCGGATCGACGGGCTCGACCGCGGCGAGCGGGTCGTCGACTTCGCGGAGGCCCCCTGGAACTGA
- a CDS encoding bacteriorhodopsin has translation MLVDTAVWAWIGALAMGAGTVPPLWAWYSRSSATGESHAVYYGTLAGVTGVAALAYLAMAIGVGTLSTAVGELEVVRYVDWLVTTPLILLYLGLLARPSRRVLAGLIGVDVVVIAGGVTAAATGGTVSWVAFGVAGAAYLALVYGLLVSLPRSASAAGDRVRAVFGTLRNITVVLWTLYPVVWLLAPTGFGLLTPATEMLVFVYLDIVSKVGFVVVAVAGADALDRLGADRGVAVGDSVGADAAGERTTALGDD, from the coding sequence ATGCTCGTCGACACCGCCGTCTGGGCGTGGATCGGCGCCCTCGCGATGGGCGCCGGGACGGTTCCCCCGCTGTGGGCGTGGTACTCGCGGTCCTCGGCGACCGGCGAGTCGCACGCGGTCTACTACGGGACCCTCGCCGGGGTCACGGGCGTCGCGGCGCTGGCGTACCTCGCGATGGCGATCGGCGTGGGGACGCTGTCGACGGCCGTCGGCGAACTGGAGGTCGTCCGGTACGTCGACTGGCTCGTGACGACGCCGCTCATCCTGCTGTACCTCGGACTGCTCGCCCGGCCGTCGCGGCGCGTGCTCGCCGGACTGATCGGGGTCGACGTGGTCGTCATCGCCGGCGGTGTCACCGCCGCCGCCACCGGCGGGACGGTCTCGTGGGTCGCCTTCGGCGTCGCCGGGGCGGCGTACCTCGCGCTCGTCTACGGGCTCCTCGTCTCGCTCCCGCGGTCGGCCTCGGCGGCGGGCGACCGAGTGCGCGCCGTCTTCGGCACGCTCCGGAACATCACGGTGGTGCTGTGGACGCTGTACCCGGTCGTGTGGCTGCTCGCGCCGACCGGGTTCGGCCTGCTGACGCCCGCGACGGAGATGCTCGTGTTCGTCTACCTCGACATCGTCTCGAAGGTGGGCTTCGTCGTCGTCGCGGTCGCGGGCGCAGACGCGCTCGACCGCCTCGGCGCCGACCGCGGCGTCGCCGTCGGCGACAGCGTCGGGGCAGACGCCGCCGGCGAGCGGACGACCGCCCTCGGCGACGACTGA